From a single Marinobacter sp. SS13-12 genomic region:
- the murI gene encoding glutamate racemase: MTTPRVLVFDSGVGGLSIAACIHNQLPAVRLVYLADNAGFPYGNQPESVVIERSQALITAATEAYHCDVIVVACNTASTVMLPHLRAMTTIPVIGVVPAIKPAVSLSVNRRIGVLATPATVRRPYLENLITDFADGCTVERLGHPDLVYWIERLVTGVPVPEALLSEALQPFREAGVDTVVLGCTHYPLIGDLLKAQLPEVKYWVDSGDAIARRAAWLLEQQGHAADSLKCPIDKRPVEAALFTGEAPGGLGVFLDQLGLGGTDIRGQWPAAVEPVTAAGSV; this comes from the coding sequence GTGACAACGCCCAGGGTGCTGGTCTTCGATTCCGGTGTTGGCGGCCTGAGCATCGCTGCCTGTATCCACAACCAGTTGCCCGCAGTCCGGCTAGTGTACCTGGCGGACAACGCCGGCTTCCCCTACGGTAACCAGCCGGAATCGGTGGTTATAGAGCGTAGTCAGGCCCTGATCACGGCCGCCACAGAGGCATACCACTGTGACGTTATTGTCGTTGCCTGTAATACCGCCAGTACCGTCATGCTTCCGCATTTGCGGGCCATGACAACCATACCGGTCATCGGTGTTGTACCCGCCATAAAGCCTGCCGTGTCACTGTCTGTTAATCGCCGCATCGGTGTACTGGCAACGCCGGCAACAGTGCGGCGCCCCTACCTGGAGAACCTGATCACTGACTTCGCCGATGGTTGCACCGTTGAGCGCCTGGGGCATCCGGATCTGGTGTACTGGATTGAGCGTCTTGTCACCGGTGTGCCGGTCCCTGAGGCGTTGTTATCAGAAGCGCTACAACCGTTTCGTGAGGCGGGGGTGGATACGGTGGTGCTGGGCTGTACCCATTACCCTTTGATCGGGGACCTGTTAAAAGCGCAATTGCCAGAGGTGAAATACTGGGTGGATTCCGGTGATGCCATTGCCCGCCGCGCAGCCTGGCTACTGGAACAGCAGGGTCATGCGGCTGACAGCCTGAAGTGCCCGATTGATAAGAGGCCTGTTGAGGCAGCTCTGTTCACGGGTGAGGCGCCAGGTGGCCTGGGTGTGTTCCTTGATCAGCTTGGCCTGGGCGGCACAGATATCCGGGGGCAGTGGCCGGCTGCGGTTGAGCCTGTTACAGCAGCCGGGTCAGTTTGA
- a CDS encoding DUF2156 domain-containing protein, which produces MSDQILSLDGIQSLDECAFTFPERVGYLKKYGTHSQSFSTLQPGMQYFDVPGIGYLAYMRKWGGTFVLSDPVTAPEHFELVLEKFHQRFPNACYIQVSKPVVDYLYRRFGLYGTQFGSEARINLKNWSLTGKKKQILRTALNQAEKNSITVKERFSDDHTREISDAWIRTRKCKSKEIRFLIRPMEMEYRENERHFYAYQDGKAVGFIYFDPIYRNNEIISYVPNISRANADFRQGIFYTLMAHAMDVFKAEGVPFLDLGLIPLSLDRATEHQESRLLKRIMHGLYEKGNFLYNFKGLEFTKSRFRGENFKTYCCHRRSLPALEFLAMFKLTRLL; this is translated from the coding sequence ATGTCAGATCAGATTCTTTCGCTCGACGGCATCCAGTCGCTGGATGAGTGCGCCTTTACCTTCCCGGAACGTGTCGGTTACCTGAAGAAGTACGGCACCCACTCCCAGTCATTTTCCACGCTGCAGCCGGGCATGCAGTATTTCGACGTCCCCGGCATCGGCTACCTGGCTTACATGCGCAAGTGGGGCGGAACCTTTGTTCTGTCTGACCCGGTCACCGCGCCGGAGCACTTTGAACTCGTCCTGGAAAAGTTCCATCAGCGCTTCCCCAACGCCTGCTATATTCAGGTGTCCAAACCGGTTGTGGATTATCTCTATCGCCGATTCGGCCTGTATGGCACCCAGTTTGGCAGCGAGGCCCGCATCAACCTGAAAAACTGGTCCCTGACCGGCAAGAAGAAGCAGATTCTGCGCACCGCCCTGAACCAGGCCGAGAAGAACAGCATCACTGTCAAGGAGCGCTTCAGCGACGACCATACGCGGGAAATTTCCGACGCCTGGATTCGCACGCGCAAATGCAAGAGCAAGGAAATCCGTTTCCTCATTCGCCCCATGGAGATGGAATACCGGGAAAACGAGCGTCACTTCTATGCCTACCAGGATGGCAAGGCCGTGGGCTTTATCTATTTTGACCCCATCTACCGCAACAACGAGATCATCAGCTACGTGCCCAATATTTCCAGGGCCAATGCCGATTTCCGTCAGGGTATTTTCTACACTCTGATGGCTCATGCCATGGATGTGTTCAAGGCCGAAGGTGTGCCCTTCCTGGATCTGGGACTGATCCCGCTGTCACTGGACCGGGCTACCGAGCACCAGGAAAGCCGCCTGCTCAAGCGCATCATGCACGGGCTGTATGAGAAGGGTAATTTCCTCTACAACTTCAAGGGGCTGGAGTTCACCAAGTCGAGGTTCCGTGGCGAAAATTTCAAGACCTATTGCTGCCACCGTCGCTCATTACCAGCGCTGGAATTCCTGGCAATGTTCAAACTGACCCGGCTGCTGTAA